Proteins from a single region of Chanodichthys erythropterus isolate Z2021 chromosome 13, ASM2448905v1, whole genome shotgun sequence:
- the casp22 gene encoding LOW QUALITY PROTEIN: caspase-22 (The sequence of the model RefSeq protein was modified relative to this genomic sequence to represent the inferred CDS: inserted 2 bases in 1 codon), translating into MAEKVLEKIRIQLRDGLTEPVIKCLLDDLREKNVLNTGEIEEIVQKTKTRTDQARDLIDCVKRKGREASEILLKCLENRDEYLYTSLDIRSFXEIPETGVTSSNIGLHKTSATGTEEEYKMVSNPRGLCVIINNENFKNPDHKRHGSQKDVDSLKDLFKDLGFLVEIEKDQTASDIKQLMIKYKDRHHADCFVCCVLSHGDETGVLGVDEEICPLNAITSPFDGVNCPFLLGKPKVFFIQACRGHEMQSKVLAADGPGASRMQKSGNVSYSIPKDSDFLIAMSTVEGYVSLRNENSGSWFIQSLCKHLKQGSTRGQDILRILTKVNNEVSQREGKVTINEVEIDAKMTPQPLFTLRKLLVFRAPKAAASK; encoded by the exons ATGGCAG AAAAAGTCTTGGAAAAAATTCGGATTCAACTGAGAGATGGTTTGACCGAGCCTGTTATCAAATGTTTGTTGGATGATCTTCGGGAGAAGAATGTACTAAACACTGGCGAAATTGAAGAAATTGTGCAGAAGACCAAAACGCGAACTGATCAAGCTCGAGATCTGATTGATTGTGTGAAGAGAAAGGGGCGGGAAGCAAGTGAAATTCTGCTCAAATGTTTGGAGAACAGGGACGAGTATTTGTACACGAGCCTAGACATACGGTCATT AGAAATTCCCGAAACAGGAGTGACATCTAGTAACATAGGCCTACATAAAACTTCAGCTACAGGTACA GAGGAGGAGTACAAAATGGTCAGTAATCCACGTGGACTTTGTGTAATTATTAATAACGAGAACTTTAAGAACCCAGACCATAAACGACATGGATCCCAAAAAGATGTTG attctctgaaagACTTGTTTAAAGATTTGGGCTTTCTGGTTGAAATCGAGAAAGATCAGACCGCATCTGACATAAAACAGCTCATGATCAAATACAAGGATCGCCATCATGCAGACTGCTTTGTCTGTTGTGTGTTGAGTCATGGAGATGAGACTGGTGTCCTGGGAGTGGATGAGGAAATATGTCCCCTGAATGCTATCACCTCCCCATTTGATGGTGTCAACTGCCCCTTTCTTCTTGGCAAACCTAAAGTCTTCTTTATCCAAGCATGTAGAGGGCATGAGATGCAGAGTAAAGTGCTGGCTGCAGATGGTCCTGGTGCCAGTCGTATGCAGAAATCTGGCAATGTATCATACAGCATTCCCAAAGATTCTGATTTTCTGATTGCCATGTCCACGGTTGAGGGATATGTGTCGCTTCGTAATGAAAACAGTGGGTCATGGTTTATACAGTCCCTTTGCAAGCATTTAAAACAGGGAAGTACACG AGGCCAGGACATCTTGAGGATCCTCACTAAAGTCAATAATGAAGTAAGCCAGAGAGAGGGCAAGGTAACCATTAACGAGGTTGAAATAGATGCAAAGATGACCCCTCAGCCCCTTTTCACTCTGAGAAAGCTTCTTGTTTTCAGAGCTCCGAAG GCTGCTGCTTCTAAATAG
- the tnfsf10l4 gene encoding tumor necrosis factor (ligand) superfamily, member 10 like 4, with protein MTSNLPISPNYSQLDENKSENKNAKGQYIFFLILILLLGTETFITAFLLYDFSEDIHRTRESGRDGGYPIHCLSTDVTLPADQAGIASCDLLNQELKQTARQRLLLDIQNYVLGTLEEHNITDVFKPAVHVGAKQELKQYQRLQINDETPALDRIQWDNMNGQFSQEGLMRLSPEGEIAVPHDGIYFVFSQVNFETQIGQNMHFMQYLYKRTASYPRPVMLAKAVVTPCVSVRSDVQLYSNHQGALFRLEKGDRLSLYVLNISAVRFPQESTYFGAFMIN; from the exons ATGACATCAAACCTACCAATCAGCCCCAATTATAGTCAACTGGACGAAAACAAATctgaaaacaaaaatgcaaaagggcagtacatttttttcttgattCTGATTTTATTGTTAGGCACTGAGACGTTTATCACAGCTTTTCTTCTTTATGACTTCTCGGAGGATATTCACAGA ACTCGTGAATCAGGCAGAGATGGAGGATATCCAATCCACTGTCTCTCCACAGATGTCACCCTACCAGCAGATCAAGCAGGCATCGCAAGTTGTGACTTGCTCAATCAAGAACTGAAACAAACTGCACGGCAG AGGCTGTTGCTAGACATACAAAATTATGTACTGGGAACATTAGAAg AACATAACATCACTGATGTTTTCAAACCAGCTGTGCACGTTGGAGCAAAACAAGAGCTTAAGCAATATCAAAGGCTTCAGATAAATG ACGAAACTCCTGCACTGGATCGTATCCAGTGGGACAATATGAATGGCCAATTCAGTCAGGAAGGGTTAATGCGCTTGAGCCCCGAAGGAGAAATAGCGGTTCCACACGACGGAATTTACTTTGTTTTCTCTCAGGTTAATTTCGAAACACAAATAGGACAGAATATGCACTTTATGCAGTACTTATACAAGAGGACAGCATCCTATCCACGACCAGTGATGCTCGCAAAAGCCGTAGTGACTCCCTGTGTGAGCGTAAGGTCTGATGTACAGCTTTATTCCAACCACCAGGGGGCGCTGTTCCGCTTAGAAAAAGGCGACAGGCTCTCCTTGTACGTGCTGAATATAAGCGCCGTGCGCTTCCCTCAGGAATCCACTTACTTTGGGGCATTCATGATTAATTAA